The following are from one region of the Mesorhizobium sp. B4-1-4 genome:
- a CDS encoding aldehyde dehydrogenase family protein → MNIAVKSIDVAKETAELLEKLGVAKDALVGGDLIVRSPVTGEQIAALKSISPADAGKVIDAAHQAFQAWRLVPGPKRGELVRLLGEELRAHKAELGRLVSIEVGKIPSEGLGEVQEMIDICDFAVGLSRQLYGLTIATERPGHRMMETWHPLGVVGVISAFNFPVAVWSWNAALALICGDAVVWKPSEKTPLTALACEAIFKRAVKRFGADAPQGLAPVLIGDRAVGEILVDHPKVPLVSATGSTRMGRDVGPRLAKRFARAVLELGGNNAGIVCPTADLDMALRAIAFGAMGTAGQRCTTLRRLFVHDSVYDALVPRLKKAYQSVSVGNPLETSSLVGPLIDKAAFDAMQKALREATAQGGKVTGGTRVENGHPDAYYVHPALVEMPKQVSPVTEETFAPILYVMKYSDFDAVLDEHNAVGAGLSSSIFTRDLQESERFLGVDGSDCGIANVNIGTSGAEIGGAFGGEKETGGGRESGSDAWKAYMRRATNTVNYSKALPLAQGVSFDID, encoded by the coding sequence ATGAACATTGCAGTGAAGTCGATCGATGTCGCGAAGGAAACAGCCGAACTGCTGGAGAAACTAGGTGTTGCCAAGGACGCGCTTGTCGGCGGCGACCTCATCGTGCGCAGCCCGGTGACCGGTGAGCAGATCGCGGCGCTGAAGTCGATTTCGCCGGCCGATGCGGGCAAGGTGATCGACGCCGCGCACCAGGCATTCCAGGCATGGAGGCTGGTGCCAGGCCCGAAGCGCGGCGAGCTGGTGCGGCTGCTCGGCGAGGAACTGCGCGCGCACAAGGCCGAGCTCGGCCGATTGGTCTCGATCGAAGTCGGCAAGATCCCGTCCGAGGGCCTCGGCGAGGTGCAGGAGATGATCGACATCTGCGATTTCGCCGTCGGCCTTTCGCGCCAGCTCTATGGTCTCACCATCGCCACCGAACGGCCGGGTCATCGCATGATGGAAACCTGGCATCCGCTCGGCGTCGTCGGCGTCATTTCCGCCTTCAACTTCCCGGTCGCGGTGTGGTCGTGGAATGCGGCACTTGCCCTGATCTGCGGCGATGCAGTGGTATGGAAACCTTCCGAAAAGACGCCGCTGACGGCGCTTGCCTGCGAGGCGATCTTCAAGCGTGCCGTCAAGCGTTTCGGCGCCGACGCACCGCAAGGCCTGGCACCGGTGCTGATCGGCGATCGCGCCGTTGGCGAAATCCTGGTCGACCATCCCAAGGTGCCGCTGGTTTCAGCCACAGGCTCGACCCGCATGGGCAGGGATGTCGGGCCGCGCCTGGCCAAGCGCTTCGCGCGCGCCGTGCTTGAACTCGGCGGCAACAATGCCGGCATCGTCTGCCCGACCGCCGACCTCGACATGGCGCTGCGCGCCATTGCGTTTGGCGCCATGGGCACGGCCGGGCAGCGCTGCACGACGCTGCGGCGCCTGTTCGTGCATGACAGCGTCTACGACGCCTTGGTTCCGCGGCTGAAGAAAGCCTATCAGAGCGTTTCGGTCGGCAATCCGCTGGAGACCTCGTCGCTGGTCGGTCCGCTGATCGACAAGGCCGCCTTCGACGCCATGCAGAAGGCGCTGCGGGAAGCCACCGCCCAGGGCGGTAAGGTGACCGGCGGCACGCGGGTCGAGAACGGCCACCCGGATGCCTATTACGTGCATCCGGCGCTGGTCGAGATGCCGAAGCAGGTTTCGCCGGTGACCGAAGAGACCTTCGCGCCGATCCTCTATGTGATGAAATACTCGGATTTCGACGCCGTGCTCGACGAGCACAACGCGGTCGGCGCCGGCCTGTCGTCGTCGATCTTCACCCGCGACCTGCAGGAATCCGAGCGTTTCCTCGGCGTCGACGGTTCGGACTGCGGCATCGCCAATGTCAATATCGGCACGTCGGGGGCCGAGATCGGCGGCGCTTTCGGCGGTGAAAAGGAAACAGGCGGCGGCCGCGAGAGCGGCTCCGATGCATGGAAGGCCTATATGCGGCGCGCCACCAACACGGTGAACTATTCCAAGGCGCTGCCGCTGGCCCAGGGCGTCTCGTTCGACATCGATTGA
- a CDS encoding pyridoxal phosphate-dependent aminotransferase, translating into MTVSTRIDDAGFVPASRILSIGVSQILRIGARAQGMKRDGAPIIILGAGEPDFDTPDNVKQAACNAIQRGETKYTALDGTPELKRAIREKFRRENDLDYAVDEITVAAGAKQILFNAMMATVNCGDEVIIPTPAWTSYADIVAIAEGSPIFVACEAEAGFRLRGNQLEAAITPRTKWLILNSPSNPSGAAYGEADYRPLIEVLLRHPHVRLLVDDMYEHIVYDSFRFVTPVALEPRLKARSLTVNGVSKAYAMTGWRIGYAGGSRELVKAMAVVQSQSTSCPSSVSQAAAVEALSGPQDFLTERTESFRRRRDLTVDGLNAIEGIDCRKPEGAFYTFAGCADLIGKSTPAGGRIETDSDFCDYLLEEAGVAVVPGTAFGLSPFFRISYATSEGELREAIQRISAACARLA; encoded by the coding sequence ATGACCGTCAGCACAAGGATCGATGATGCCGGCTTCGTGCCCGCTTCGCGTATATTGAGTATCGGCGTTTCGCAGATCCTGAGGATCGGCGCCCGCGCGCAAGGTATGAAGCGTGACGGGGCGCCGATAATCATCCTGGGAGCGGGCGAGCCGGATTTCGACACCCCCGACAATGTGAAGCAGGCGGCCTGCAATGCCATCCAACGCGGCGAGACCAAATACACCGCGCTCGATGGCACGCCTGAACTCAAGCGGGCGATCCGGGAAAAATTCCGCCGCGAGAATGATCTCGACTATGCGGTAGACGAGATCACGGTGGCCGCCGGAGCCAAGCAGATACTGTTCAATGCGATGATGGCGACGGTGAACTGCGGCGATGAGGTCATCATCCCGACGCCCGCATGGACCTCCTATGCCGATATCGTCGCCATCGCCGAGGGCAGCCCCATCTTCGTCGCGTGTGAAGCCGAAGCTGGGTTCCGGCTGAGGGGAAATCAGCTGGAGGCAGCGATTACGCCGAGAACAAAATGGCTGATACTGAATTCACCTTCCAATCCGTCCGGCGCTGCCTATGGCGAGGCCGACTATCGGCCACTGATCGAGGTCCTGCTGCGGCATCCGCACGTCCGCCTGCTGGTCGACGATATGTACGAGCATATTGTCTATGACAGTTTTCGTTTCGTCACGCCGGTGGCGCTGGAACCGCGCCTGAAGGCGCGGTCGCTGACCGTAAACGGCGTTTCGAAAGCCTATGCCATGACAGGATGGCGGATCGGCTACGCCGGCGGGTCGCGAGAGCTGGTCAAGGCGATGGCGGTGGTGCAGAGCCAGTCGACCTCTTGTCCGTCATCTGTCAGCCAGGCCGCCGCTGTCGAGGCACTGTCTGGCCCACAAGACTTCCTGACGGAAAGAACCGAGAGTTTTCGTCGGCGGCGCGATCTCACCGTTGACGGATTGAACGCGATCGAAGGCATCGACTGTCGCAAGCCGGAAGGGGCCTTCTACACCTTTGCCGGTTGCGCAGACCTGATCGGCAAATCGACGCCTGCCGGCGGACGGATCGAAACCGACAGTGATTTCTGCGACTACCTGCTTGAGGAGGCCGGTGTCGCGGTTGTCCCGGGCACTGCCTTCGGCCTGTCGCCGTTCTTCCGTATTTCCTATGCGACATCCGAAGGCGAGTTGAGAGAAGCTATCCAGCGCATTTCCGCAGCATGCGCGCGACTTGCCTAG